The stretch of DNA TTTTGCGGGTTGCTGAATTCGTATTTGGTTAAATACGGAAATGATTTGGTTCAAATTGCTTCGAGGCATGTGGCTACTAGTTGCCTGACGGATTTAGGGAGGACAGAGGCTCTCTGCCCTTCCAATTGGGCCTGCCCATGTTAACTCAAGAAAGGGGATTCATGAACACTAGTGTATATAAAAACAATGTTGGTTGCTCTTTTTACCACTCAGAAGGGAATTTAGTCGTGACAGTCAGCTTAATATTTGTCTTTTGAATGTATGCTATGAACCTCTTGCTAGTGTCAACACAATGCATTCACTTTTATTTGTTTGTTTCTGAACTTGGTTGTGTAGGGTTGCAGAGGCCGGAACATTTACTTTTTCTATTATTTGTTTGCTTCTACATGAGAAAGTTTTGGATATGTTTTATGTACTTTTCTTAGTCAGCAAACTCTCAGATTATTAAAGTCACTACTTGTTGTACATTAAGATTGTTCTCCAACTGTTTGTTTCAAACATTCTTTGTTCTAATGCCTACTTATGTTATTTTTGTTGTGGCAAAATCTGTATTGATGTCTCCATCACATTATGTAACAGCATATCTCATTACTAATTCAAAGTGATTTTGTCATATGCATTTGAACAAAATAGCATCTCATATCCTTTCTTCTTTCAGGCACAAGTAGTACTTGGAATGGTGAAAACGCCTAAAACTGTATGTAAACTAACTTCTTGAACTTCTCCTGAATTTTAGTCTTTGTTTTGCTAATAAGCATATTGAATTTCATTGTCACATTCCCTGTTCTACAGGCACAATCTTCAGACATGGTCCAACCTGCAGCAGCGTCGGCGGCACCATCATCAGTCAAAGTTACTGTGCCAGATCATGTGAGCttgcccccaccgccattacctGCTAACCAGCAGAGTGTTGCTCAACATTCTACCCCATTCCCATCTGGTCCATCTAATGCCGGATCTACCATGGACCTTCCTACTATGTCAGCAAATGCACAATCGGCACAAACAAAAGGTTACCCTATTCATCAGATGCCTTCATCAGCTCCTCAGTCATCTCAGCATCCAAATATGAGCCTACCTCATGCTCCTCCACAGTATTCCAATCTTCAATCACATGTGCCTATAGTTCATAGCCAGCCACAGCAACCTTTGCAAACTCCTGGAATATTTAATCAACAGTTGCAACCACCTTTGCCCCCGATGCCTAGGCCACAGTCCATGCAATCCTTTGCACATCAGATGCATCAGCAAGTACCAAATTCTTTTGGTTTGACTCATGGAAATGCTCCGCAGCACATTTTGCAACAACCAATGTTTCATGTAAGATTCTATGCTAAATCTATATGATGCCGATAACTAGGTTCTGTGCTCTTCATACTGATCATCATGTTTGTAATTTGCAGCCAGGTGGGAACCCTCAAACTTCTTTCCTTGCTGGCCAACCACCATTGCCTAgccagccaccaccaccacagctATACCAGGTACAGTTTCTTCTCTTCTGAAAGATATGGTTATGTTGCATTGAAGTTTATGTATTTGCCTTTCCGAAGAAGCTAATGTGAGTATCTTCCCAATTCTATCTGTGCTTGATGAAAGATTGTTAGGAAAGAGTTAGATATAGGAGGGGTAATGAGGAATCACAATCTTTATTGCTGTCATCACAAGAGTTCTAGTTGTGGAAGAAGCATTCACAAATTACATACTGGGTCCAAAGTTGACTGTTATATTGGTCTATTACGTGCTGACTAATGTTGAAATTTCAATATCTAATGACATATGATCAGAATGTTTTTCACATATTTTTAAATCAAATCTGGCACTTATATGGATCTGTAGAACAATTCTGAATATAAGCTATGTATATTGCTTAGCTAGGTTCTACTGATGTTTTCCATTTTATAATTACCATCTGGCCTTTTCCTCTGATTATTAGTCCATGTGAAGGTCAATTTTTGGCTTTTTGCTATTGTTCTTAGGCCTGAAGCAATAATTTATTCTAAGGGCACCAATACAGCAAACTTATAGTCTCAAATGTTATATTGTACCCCCTCCTGTCATAAATACTTGAAGCCATTGACTTTTTAACATCTTTGAGTTTTAACTTTGATGACTAGTTTTTCTTATTGAATATAGTTATAATATCCAATAAGTATGAGATTAGTGAAAGTACTTTTCAAGACAAATCAGCGTGTATGATTTTTATGTTTCCAAAAATATTTTGAAACTATTAAGAGTCGAAGTTTTAAAAGTTGGACAGGATTTTGGTCAAAGTGCCAAGTATTTGTGACTGGAGGGAGCAGTTCCTTTTCATGTTTTGACAGTTACCGCTCATGATTTAGTAACGCACCATAGTAGTCCTGCCTTAAGAATACCCCAGATACATGAAAAACAAATGAACTTCATAAAACCCTAGGTATTTGTGTTGCTGTAACACAACAGAAGTTTTTTTTTCTCAAGGCCACAAGTACTTAGATCCATATAGCACAAAAGCCACAACTTTGCTTCTCTTCCAAGTCTAGATGcgaaaataaaaaaagaaagcTGTCCTGGGTCTTGGCTTCTTCTCATTAACAAAGAATGAACTGTGACCATGTGCTGTGTCGACATTGGTGGTAGACCCTTTTATTCTAGAATAGATGGACAGGGATATCCTCTGCCATTTGAATTTGGCTGACGTGATTGTCTCTCTTGGGTATACATGTACGAATGTAgcacaagaagaaagatggctgGGGTTGGATAGTATAGTGTTGATAGAAAGTTATGAGCATGTTACCAGAATGCTGAGGTAATATGAAAGCATCATTGTTCGAAGTTGTATGTTGAAGAATGGGGGTGAAAGAACCAACGGTGCATCCCCTCGGAAGGTCAATGACAAAATATTAGCGACCTTAATGATGTGCGTGATACCTAGCTATTTGTAGGAAAAATATGTCTTCAGGCTCTGGGATGGGTCAATTAACGAAGTAGTGGAGTTATTTTTTTCTCCATCCAGATGAGGAAAAGAAGCAATAGCTATGGTTTTGTGTTATAGGCTAAGTACCTATGGTTCTGTGAAATAAATTTTAAACTGTGGTATTGTGTTACACACACAACTACCTGTGATTATGTggaaactattcaaaataataTCTACTAGTCCCCTTTCTTATGTTTCTAAAGGATGTGTAGACATATTTGAACTTGTTAAATGCTTGAGAAATAAATGTTCAACTAGCCCCTTTTCATGTATACTAGAAATTTATATGTTTTGCCAGAATAGTCTGCTCTGGAAGTAGTGCGAGACTGCTAGATGGTTGTTTACTTTCTGTTGATTGACTAGTCGACACTAGGATCAGCTTAGTGTTCTTGTTTAGAATTAAAAAGTTTATGGCTGGTGTATAGAGCAGAGTTAACAGTTCTTGGGATATTTCAACCTTTTGTCCACATATATCTCTACTAATTCGTGGTTTCGTTCAAGGATGGGAAAAGGAGAAAAGTTTGACAAGCTTCAGTTACATATGGTCCAAAGATAGTTTTACTTGTGTACTTTATTAGTTCCATCTTCCATGTAATATGGCGTCCATGGTTCCCTACATTAGTTCTCATAATCTATCTGTTCAGCAGGCTAGTTCACACTACAATACTCAAAGTACAGCACCCATGCAAGGTGATAGGTCAGCTCCGTGGGGGCGGGGCCCAGAAGCGCCTGCTGCAGGCTCTCATTTCCCTGGACAATTACCAGGGTTGCCCCTGCCCGGGCAAATGGCCCAAGGAATTGGTGGTATCCAGGCAGGACAAGCGCCTGTAAGTATCTTCTCTTAGCATTTGGAAGCGACAGTTGGGTATTACCATTACCTTCCTATGTTTTCTCCCAGAATGAACTATTAATTCGGTCATTGTTTAAGCAGCTGACACCCGAGATGGAGAAGATGCTCGTCCAGCAAGTCCTGGGCATGTCGGCTGAGCAGATCAACATGCTGCCTCCAGAGCAACGGCAACAGGTGCTTCAACTACGGGACATGCTACGGCAATGATTTATCGGCAGCTGACTGGGTAGAAGAGTTTCGGTTTCCCTGCCACAGAGAGGCCCTCGCTCAGCTTATGCTGCGGGCGCCTGATTGGCATCCCGACTAGTCTGCGGCCTACCTTGGAGATGTGGTTGTAGAATGCTAATCCTTGTCGCCATTTATAGAATGCATGGACATTTTGGTCCAGTTTCCTCAAACTGGACGTTTTGTTTTGCGGCTTCAGTTTCAAGTTGTGTACTGTTCAGATGATAGAAGTAACTCCGGGCATCTTTTTGGACCTTGACTCATGTTTGTCGATATCTTTGCGAAAACTTTGGAGATTATACTTCATTGTACTATGGCTGTTCATAGCACATCACGGGTAATTGGGCACTAAGGGGGTGTGAGCTTCAAGAAAAGAAAACTCAGTGTCAAATGATGCTTTATAC from Panicum hallii strain FIL2 chromosome 3, PHallii_v3.1, whole genome shotgun sequence encodes:
- the LOC112887448 gene encoding leucine-rich repeat extensin-like protein 5 isoform X2, translating into MAAKQAAPGEALAAQINAMSRSEMYDMMSKMKTMIDHDQETVRRMLVDNPDVTRALFRAQVVLGMVKTPKTAQSSDMVQPAAASAAPSSVKVTVPDHVSLPPPPLPANQQSVAQHSTPFPSGPSNAGSTMDLPTMSANAQSAQTKGYPIHQMPSSAPQSSQHPNMSLPHAPPQYSNLQSHVPIVHSQPQQPLQTPGIFNQQLQPPLPPMPRPQSMQSFAHQMHQQVPNSFGLTHGNAPQHILQQPMFHPGGNPQTSFLAGQPPLPSQPPPPQLYQASSHYNTQSTAPMQGDRSAPWGRGPEAPAAGSHFPGQLPGLPLPGQMAQGIGGIQAGQAPLTPEMEKMLVQQVLGMSAEQINMLPPEQRQQVLQLRDMLRQ
- the LOC112887448 gene encoding leucine-rich repeat extensin-like protein 5 isoform X1 — protein: MAAKQAAPGEALAAQINAMSRSEMYDMMSKMKTMIDHDQETVRRMLVDNPDVTRALFRAQVVLGMVKTPKTAQSSDMVQPAAASAAPSSVKVTVPDHVSLPPPPLPANQQSVAQHSTPFPSGPSNAGSTMDLPTMSANAQSAQTKGYPIHQMPSSAPQSSQHPNMSLPHAPPQYSNLQSHVPIVHSQPQQPLQTPGIFNQQLQPPLPPMPRPQSMQSFAHQMHQQVPNSFGLTHGNAPQHILQQPMFHPGGNPQTSFLAGQPPLPSQPPPPQLYQQASSHYNTQSTAPMQGDRSAPWGRGPEAPAAGSHFPGQLPGLPLPGQMAQGIGGIQAGQAPLTPEMEKMLVQQVLGMSAEQINMLPPEQRQQVLQLRDMLRQ